The genomic stretch AGtacttgtgtatatatatatatatatattttcatggtgtcaatatatttaataatattgtcaTGTTGTATTCCTGTATGTTAATTTATGTATCTAATAACAAAATTgtctttaaaattgttttttctaCTTTCATACTACTTTGCAAGGCTGACAGCAGTTTTTGCTGCTTCATCAGCATCATTGATGATCTTAAAAGGAAGACCGGACTCTTCGAGTATTGTTTTTGCTTGTGCTGCATTTGTGCCCTCTAATCTGATCACAAGCGGAGGTTTGGGAAGGTTCTCTTTGCAGGCTGCAACAATACCCTTGGCTACAGTTGCGCAATTGACAATacctgaaataattttttgttaatttatactaagtttatttatttatacaaacaaacaccctacaaaagagctatgtccagcagtggacgtcagttgtcatgatgatgatgatgaagattctCAATTCTATGGTAAAAACATATGACTGATAGTTTTCAGCGCAAAGAGAATGTAACCAGGAGAATGTAATTCATTGATCATGCTGGAAGTcataaagcttttttttcatttacctgcattaaaataaaagatggctttaaacaaacaaatattaggGGCAAGTTGAGATAAAAGATTCTAGGCTATGTTAAACTTGAGAAATCCCATTCAAACACTAAAAATATGTACACCCTTACTATGAGCATAGATACACACTTATCCAGTGTAAATAGGGTACTTTCCATCTCATTTAACAGTCCACAATTCACTGTTCAATATCTTATTTCTGAATACTTTACTTTGACAAGCTACTGCTGGACtggattgaaatatttttagatcTAAAAATAATCTAGCATAGTTCATCAACTAAATAAGCATCAAAAGAAAACACTATATCTCACCAGCAAATACATTTACAAATATAGCTTTCACTTTAGGATCTGATTCCAATATTCTCAAAGCTGCAGATACTTGTGATTGACCAACTCCTCCCCCAAGATCCAAAAAGTTTGCTGGTCTGCCACCACTTAACATGATAAGATCCATGGTGGCCATGGCTAAACCAGCCCCATTGACCATGCAGCCTATACTGCCATCCATGTCTATGTATGTAAGGTTAAGCTCAGCTGCTTCTTTCTGAAAGAATGTAACtagaaattatgttttatttcatcatattaGAAACGAGAATAATActttttgtgtatttaaaaGATACACTTACAAActtgactaaataaaaaattcttctAAGCATCATTCATGAAGTTGACTAAAGTCTGCTGGCTAACAGTATTGAgagctttattaaaatagtgtGTTTGATGTGCAGGACTGTCATTTTTATGTTCTTGCTTCAAAATGTAATATGACATTGTAAGACAAGTAAGAACTTGGAAATGCTAATCATAGAAAATACTAAAAAGATTTATGTAACTCAAAGTAACCATGCAAAACTAAATTATGATAGGGAAAAgcataatcataaaaaactgGTTGAAaatgcttttgatttaatattgccATTGCCAATAACTATATCTACAGTTTTGTCAATGTTgcataaaatattgataagaTAGGTTTGCCCTTGTTTACTTAGTACATATCAAATTCTGATAGCCTGTTATAAcatgtttataaatatgtactatAAAACAGaatatatgttttattgaacattagtttatattattttatatacatctATAAATATTCTGTCTCATTGTACTTctgtgtataatatttatatatctagcAACAAAATCTTTACATATATAGAATGTATAACCAAGACAAGACTAAGTCTGCAAGGCTGGGAACTaagattgcaataaaaaatttaataatgtaaataaggcaaaatatagtatttgttactattatttttaaaatatataatattaaacatgtaAAGGTTTTTTGATGATTTAGATGCAAAATGTAGTTGATAGAAGTTTACCAGATAGACAggcattatttttaatgttgaatAAATATGTGGTTTCTTCTCCAGAAATGAGGTTTTAGTCcaaaacaaattaccaaatcaCTTACTTCTCTAGGATCAATTCCGGAGGTATCATCTAGGGCAAAGATATCTTTCTGTCTAAACTGTGCATTGTCGTCAAAGTTAATTTTTGCATCCACAGCTACAACTCGCCCATCATCAGTCTCTACCAATGGATTTATTTCAAGCTGAGTAGCATCAACCTTGAAGTCAAAAAAGTTGAaatgattaatatattaaagagTAGTTTTGAAGTTAAGCTTATCTACGTGTATTAgggaatatataattagaatttgaACTATTTGAGCACATTGGGGATATAAATGGACCCTACCATAATTTAAAATACCAGCATATGAAAACTTCTAAAAAtgttgttttctattttttacaTCTTGTCTATGTAAACACAATTGTAACCCAGTCCACTTTAAACAAGGTAGGTAGGTTGGTGTAAAATGTCTATCTGTATTAAGTTTCACCAATTACATATTCTCATTGTGCTCacataagttatataaaaaaaccatgCACAACTCAACATACTCACTAAAATTAtggataaaaacttttaaataattatttatttccattttctttgctaataaaactttatttactcTGACCACTAGTATCACCTTTTTTTAAGGGTATTCTTCTATTTGTACAGTGGCTAAATAAACAGTAGTCAAACATGTATAGCAGTGATATATTAGTGCTTAATCATTTGTACACAAAAAAGGCTTAAAGTAAATCTTAAAGTAATGCTATTCTTTACAGAATGTTTTATGTCTCATTGTTTTGAATTACTTCTTAACCAACCATGTTCTGATATACTCTAATGTAATAAAGTAGCATGCAACATATGatcatataaaaattacaaatacctTTAGAAACAGTTGCCAtagcttttttatttcttcagcACACTTGTTTACTAAAGGACCTTTGAATTCTAAAAACTCTGCAACTTCCTTAGCAATTTTATCGGTAATGCCTTCATGAATATCAATAGGTACAGTTTTCAGCAGCTGTGGTGTTTTCTCAGCCACTGCTTCTATATCCATACCACCAGCTGGAGAGGCCACCAGTGCAGCACCATTATAAGTCCTCTCCATTATGATACTCAGGTATGTTTCTCGTACAATGTTAACACTCTCCGCTACCATTACTTTGTCAACAAGTATACCTTCTTTTGGGGTTTGCTTCGTTATCAATTTATGTCCAATCATATTTTTAGCTAAACTGAGGATCTCGCTTGGATTTTTAGTTAAATGTACTCCACCTTTAAAACCATTATCGAAATGCCCTTTCCCGCGACCACCAGCTAAAATTTGAGCTTTTACTACATATTCACTAGCCTTAAAATCTGTCAATGAACTAGGATTTAACTTTGAGTCAAGGAGGCGAAAGTTTTGAATGGACACTTGGTGTTTCCGTAATAAATCCTTGCTGTGATATTCTTGTAAGTTTAAGTTTCTTCTTGTAAGAACACATGGGTTATACGACAAACGacggaatatttttaagtttcggGTCTTCGTCATAGCAGCC from Pararge aegeria chromosome 4, ilParAegt1.1, whole genome shotgun sequence encodes the following:
- the LOC120637827 gene encoding succinate--CoA ligase [GDP-forming] subunit beta, mitochondrial translates to MAAMTKTRNLKIFRRLSYNPCVLTRRNLNLQEYHSKDLLRKHQVSIQNFRLLDSKLNPSSLTDFKASEYVVKAQILAGGRGKGHFDNGFKGGVHLTKNPSEILSLAKNMIGHKLITKQTPKEGILVDKVMVAESVNIVRETYLSIIMERTYNGAALVASPAGGMDIEAVAEKTPQLLKTVPIDIHEGITDKIAKEVAEFLEFKGPLVNKCAEEIKKLWQLFLKVDATQLEINPLVETDDGRVVAVDAKINFDDNAQFRQKDIFALDDTSGIDPREKEAAELNLTYIDMDGSIGCMVNGAGLAMATMDLIMLSGGRPANFLDLGGGVGQSQVSAALRILESDPKVKAIFVNVFAGIVNCATVAKGIVAACKENLPKPPLVIRLEGTNAAQAKTILEESGLPFKIINDADEAAKTAVSLAK